One Amblyomma americanum isolate KBUSLIRL-KWMA chromosome 8, ASM5285725v1, whole genome shotgun sequence DNA window includes the following coding sequences:
- the LOC144100725 gene encoding uncharacterized protein LOC144100725 isoform X1, which produces MASTSIFGRRYCGKVAACWTISMYLESGKLMELRSRQNACPNKASIPTKFSSKWHKERKFRISSTTAHTILHARRSPDVVAKAILDSRPFSSQATAYGLRTEPLARMEFERLLGVEVVEMGLILHPDQPWLCGSPDGMFCLSGQTYLLEIKCPYKCKENMFSASGESILKYIQGTGSDPRLKMTHRYYSQVQIMLYLLNVKNAFFVYFQQRKCYC; this is translated from the exons ATGGCCTCGACGAGTATTTTCGGCCGTCGCTACTGCGGAAAGGTCGCCGCTTGTTGGACAATAAGCATGTATTTGGAGTCCGGGAAGTTGATGGAATTGAGGTCTCGGCAAAATGCCTGTCCCAACAAAGCAAGCATACCTACGAAGTTTTCCTCAAA GTGGCACAAAGAAAGGAAATTCAGAATTAGCAGCACCACTGcgcacacaatactccatgcccGACGCAGCCCTGACGTGGTCGCCAAGGCCATCCTGGATTCAAGGCCATTTTCTTCACAGGCCACTGCATATG GACTGCGTACAGAACCCTTGGCTCGCATGGAGTTTGAACGCCTACTAGGTGTTGAAGTTGTGGAG ATGGGTCTGATCCTACACCCAGATCAGCCTTGGTTATGTGGCAGCCCTGACGGCATGTTCTGCCTGTCTGGACAGACTTATCTTCTGGAGATCAAGTGTCCTTACAAATGTAAAGAAAATATGTTCAGCGCCTCAGGAGAGAGCATCCTAAAATACATCCAGGGGACTGGCAGCGACCCAAGACTGAAGATGACGCACCGTTATTACAGCCAAGTGCAGATAATGCTGTACTTACTGAATGtaaaaaatgctttttttgtttatttccagCAAAGAAAATGTTATTGTTGA
- the LOC144100725 gene encoding uncharacterized protein LOC144100725 isoform X2: MASTSIFGRRYCGKVAACWTISMYLESGKLMELRSRQNACPNKASIPTKFSSKWHKERKFRISSTTAHTILHARRSPDVVAKAILDSRPFSSQATAYDGSDPTPRSALVMWQP; the protein is encoded by the exons ATGGCCTCGACGAGTATTTTCGGCCGTCGCTACTGCGGAAAGGTCGCCGCTTGTTGGACAATAAGCATGTATTTGGAGTCCGGGAAGTTGATGGAATTGAGGTCTCGGCAAAATGCCTGTCCCAACAAAGCAAGCATACCTACGAAGTTTTCCTCAAA GTGGCACAAAGAAAGGAAATTCAGAATTAGCAGCACCACTGcgcacacaatactccatgcccGACGCAGCCCTGACGTGGTCGCCAAGGCCATCCTGGATTCAAGGCCATTTTCTTCACAGGCCACTGCATATG ATGGGTCTGATCCTACACCCAGATCAGCCTTGGTTATGTGGCAGCCCTGA